Part of the Kineococcus aurantiacus genome, GCCCGACCACGGAGTCTTCGACGGGACGGCGACCGGACTCATTCGGCCGAACAGGTGCGTCGGGGGTGGACAGGTGGGGAACACCTCCCCGCGGGGCGGGGTTGCCGCGGTCGTGAGCGAACCCTTGATCAGCTTGTGGGGCGGCGGCCCGTGGCAGGACCCGGCACGGGCCGCGGAGGCCCGGGAGGTGGCGGCCGAGCTGGAGGAGCTGGGGTTCCACCGGTTGTGGTTCTCCGGCGGGTTCGGCGACGGGGTCCTGCCAGCCTTCGGCGAGCTGCTCGCCGCGACGCGCACGCTCGGGGTGGCCAGCGGGATCGTCAGCATCTGGACCGCGACGCCGGAGCAGTCGGCGCGCGCGTTCGCGGAGCTGGAGGCCGCGCACCCGGGCCGGTTCCTGCTGGGGCTGGGCAACTCCCACGCCCCGGCGGTCGAGGGCCGGGGGGGCCGGTACGACAAGCCGTACTCGCGGACGGTGGACTACCTCGACGCGCTCGGCGGGCGGGTCCCGCGCGAGCGTCTCGTCCTGGCCGCGCTGGGGCCCCGGATGCTGGAGCTGGCCCGTGAGCGCACCCTCGGCGCCCACCCCTACTTCGTGACGCCCGAGCACACGGCGCTGGCGCGCGAGGCGCTGGGGGAGGGGTCGTGGCTGGCGCCCGAGGTCGCCGTCGTCCTGGACGCCGACGCCGCCGGCGCGCGCGCCACGGCCCGCGAGCACCTGGCGACCTACCTGCAGCTGCCGAACTACACGAACAACCTGCGCCGCCTGGGCTGGGGCGACGACGACCTGCTGCACGGCGGCAGCGACCGCCTCGTCGACGCGCTGGTGCCCTGGGGCCCGCAGGAGCGGGTCGCGGCCGGGGTGCGCCGGCACGTCGAGGCGGGCGCCGACGAGGTCGCGGTGCAGGTGCTCGGCGGGCGCGGGGACTTCCCCCGGGCCGCGTTCCGGGAGCTGGCGGCGGCGCTGGTCTGAGCGGCCGCCCGCGGTCAGTCGTGGGTG contains:
- a CDS encoding TIGR03620 family F420-dependent LLM class oxidoreductase, yielding MSEPLISLWGGGPWQDPARAAEAREVAAELEELGFHRLWFSGGFGDGVLPAFGELLAATRTLGVASGIVSIWTATPEQSARAFAELEAAHPGRFLLGLGNSHAPAVEGRGGRYDKPYSRTVDYLDALGGRVPRERLVLAALGPRMLELARERTLGAHPYFVTPEHTALAREALGEGSWLAPEVAVVLDADAAGARATAREHLATYLQLPNYTNNLRRLGWGDDDLLHGGSDRLVDALVPWGPQERVAAGVRRHVEAGADEVAVQVLGGRGDFPRAAFRELAAALV